One genomic segment of candidate division KSB1 bacterium includes these proteins:
- a CDS encoding sodium:solute symporter family protein — MTLERGIVAVYMLACIVIGVLASRKVLASRDDYWVAGRRIGTWANALAIMATLASGGSIIGVMGLAYQNGIPYALAMFAGAVLGFPLASLLVAKPLRYFGKFTITDFLVFRYPHPLMRCLVPLVIVISFTAYIVAQMKAAGITANVLLGISYNQAVTGMALVFILYVSIGGMLAVTWTDVMQGLLMLAVVLLTAGMMVVRVGSPVAIMQQATAAAPMLGAVAQQPLTGYLGAFVLWAAAIPVIPHIVMRVFTAKDAQGARLSLNLAMVAYSAMILAAVLAIVPAGKMHFPALADADTIFLEVMKQEFPPLIRGLAVAAVMAAVMSTTDALLLACSSAVTHDLLGGFLAQRYSLKAVNWISVAVAWIIGLLAMYFAYSPPALLTAFYSAAIGLLSAGLFVPVIAGLWWKKATIAGGVASLLTGSVIYLVAQFTPGMPPLSAILLALPASALAMWLCRRFTKPKEAEIVAEIARLHRS, encoded by the coding sequence ATGACGCTTGAACGCGGCATTGTCGCTGTTTATATGCTGGCCTGCATCGTCATTGGCGTGCTGGCCTCGCGCAAGGTGCTGGCCTCCCGTGACGATTATTGGGTGGCGGGCCGCCGCATCGGCACGTGGGCAAATGCGCTGGCGATCATGGCCACCCTCGCCAGCGGCGGCTCGATCATCGGCGTGATGGGCCTGGCCTACCAGAACGGCATTCCCTATGCGCTCGCCATGTTTGCCGGCGCCGTGCTCGGCTTTCCGCTCGCCTCGCTGCTCGTGGCCAAACCGCTGCGATATTTCGGCAAATTCACCATCACCGATTTTCTCGTCTTTCGCTACCCCCATCCGCTGATGCGCTGCCTGGTGCCGCTGGTGATCGTCATCAGCTTCACGGCCTACATCGTCGCGCAAATGAAAGCCGCCGGCATCACCGCCAACGTGCTGCTCGGCATCTCCTACAACCAGGCGGTCACCGGCATGGCGCTGGTTTTCATCCTGTATGTTTCCATCGGCGGCATGCTGGCCGTCACCTGGACGGATGTGATGCAGGGCCTGCTCATGCTCGCCGTGGTCCTGCTTACTGCCGGCATGATGGTGGTCCGCGTCGGCTCGCCGGTGGCCATCATGCAGCAGGCCACCGCCGCTGCGCCCATGCTCGGTGCCGTCGCGCAGCAGCCGCTCACCGGCTACCTCGGCGCATTCGTGCTGTGGGCCGCGGCAATTCCGGTGATTCCCCACATTGTCATGCGGGTGTTCACCGCCAAAGACGCGCAGGGAGCCCGCCTTTCGCTCAACCTGGCGATGGTCGCCTACAGCGCCATGATTCTCGCAGCCGTGCTGGCGATCGTGCCGGCGGGCAAGATGCATTTCCCGGCGCTGGCGGATGCCGACACGATTTTTCTCGAAGTGATGAAGCAGGAATTTCCACCGTTGATTCGCGGCCTGGCGGTGGCGGCCGTGATGGCGGCGGTGATGTCCACCACCGATGCCCTGCTGCTCGCCTGCAGTTCGGCAGTGACGCATGATCTGTTGGGCGGGTTCCTGGCGCAGCGCTATAGTCTGAAGGCCGTCAACTGGATCTCAGTAGCGGTGGCGTGGATCATCGGTTTGCTGGCGATGTACTTTGCCTATTCCCCTCCGGCTTTGCTCACCGCGTTTTATTCCGCGGCCATCGGGCTGCTGAGCGCCGGTTTGTTCGTGCCGGTGATCGCGGGCCTGTGGTGGAAAAAGGCAACGATCGCCGGCGGGGTGGCGTCACTGCTCACCGGCAGCGTGATCTACCTGGTGGCACAATTCACGCCCGGCATGCCGCCGCTCTCCGCCATTTTGCTGGCCCTGCCCGCGAGTGCTCTCGCGATGTGGCTGTGTCGCCGTTTCACCAAGCCAAAGGAGGCGGAAATCGTCGCGGAAATTGCCCGGCTGCATCGATCCTGA
- a CDS encoding threonine/serine dehydratase: protein MQKITLLDVFAARQVIAPYLAPTPLYPYPGLHHLLGTSTYVKHENHQPVGAFKIRGGIYFMSRLAEDEKRRGVVTASTGNHGQAIAYAGRLYGVPVTIVVPAAANPVKVEAIRSLGARLVFHGRNFEEARHFAEAHAHARGNRFISSGDEPWLIAGVATLTLEIIASLPEVGTIIVPVGGGSGAAGCCIVAKTINPQIRVIGVQAENAPAVYLSWKSRKRVEAKIETFAEGLATAAPFDLPLAIMLEHLDDFVLVSEGEMRQAVRLLIEHTRNLPEAAAAAPLAAALKIKATLAPRPLVLVMSGGNISLPQLQEILDHPTQAYMAT from the coding sequence TTGCAAAAGATCACGCTGCTTGATGTGTTCGCCGCCCGGCAGGTGATTGCGCCTTATCTCGCGCCCACGCCGCTTTATCCCTATCCCGGTTTGCATCACCTGCTCGGCACCTCCACCTATGTCAAGCATGAGAATCATCAGCCGGTGGGCGCCTTCAAGATTCGCGGCGGCATCTATTTCATGAGCCGGCTCGCAGAGGATGAAAAACGGCGCGGCGTGGTCACCGCCAGCACCGGCAATCACGGCCAGGCCATTGCCTATGCCGGCCGGCTGTACGGAGTCCCCGTCACCATTGTCGTTCCCGCAGCGGCCAACCCGGTGAAGGTCGAGGCCATTCGCAGCCTGGGCGCCCGGCTCGTGTTTCACGGGCGCAATTTCGAGGAAGCGCGGCACTTTGCGGAGGCGCATGCCCACGCCCGCGGCAACCGCTTCATCAGCTCCGGCGATGAGCCGTGGTTGATCGCCGGCGTCGCCACCCTAACGCTGGAGATTATCGCAAGTCTGCCGGAGGTGGGAACCATCATCGTGCCGGTGGGTGGCGGCAGCGGTGCTGCCGGCTGCTGCATCGTGGCAAAGACGATCAACCCGCAGATTCGCGTCATCGGCGTGCAGGCGGAGAACGCACCGGCGGTTTATCTCTCCTGGAAATCCCGCAAAAGGGTGGAGGCGAAGATCGAAACTTTTGCGGAAGGACTGGCCACCGCCGCGCCATTCGATCTGCCGCTTGCGATTATGCTCGAGCATCTCGACGACTTCGTGCTGGTGAGTGAGGGGGAAATGCGGCAGGCGGTTCGCCTGCTGATCGAGCATACCCGCAATCTGCCGGAAGCGGCAGCCGCTGCGCCTCTCGCCGCCGCGCTCAAAATCAAAGCGACACTCGCCCCACGGCCGCTGGTCCTGGTAATGAGCGGCGGCAATATCTCCCTGCCGCAGTTGCAGGAAATTCTAGATCATCCGACTCAAGCGTACATGGCCACATGA
- a CDS encoding MBL fold metallo-hydrolase, which yields MTRLCEFRPGLWLTELQLEEFAVRGAVILGNQRAAVWDTLSHPRDLQPVAQLLARRDFLLIYSHADWDHVWGTAGLPFSGRMIWAHEACRARFAGDVPAELQQKKNAEPGKWDEVVLVPPTHVFASAQALDLGGVSLWLHHLPGHTRDSIVGLLPEWGVLLAGDAVETPFPLLNAGSPLDLWMTALQRWAEDGRVQHVIPAHGEIGGRELLRQNLAYLRGLREGATAAPPADLDPFYRTAHRENLRLAQKLA from the coding sequence ATGACGCGGTTGTGCGAATTTCGTCCCGGCTTGTGGCTCACCGAGCTGCAACTGGAGGAATTCGCCGTGCGCGGGGCGGTGATCCTCGGCAACCAGCGCGCAGCAGTGTGGGACACGCTCTCGCATCCGCGCGACCTGCAGCCGGTGGCGCAATTGCTGGCGCGCCGCGATTTCCTGCTGATTTACAGTCACGCCGATTGGGATCACGTGTGGGGAACCGCCGGCCTGCCTTTTTCCGGCAGGATGATTTGGGCGCATGAAGCTTGCCGCGCGCGCTTTGCCGGCGACGTGCCGGCTGAGCTGCAACAGAAAAAAAACGCCGAGCCGGGCAAATGGGATGAAGTTGTGCTGGTGCCACCCACGCACGTTTTCGCGAGCGCGCAGGCGCTCGATCTTGGCGGTGTCAGCTTGTGGTTGCATCATCTCCCCGGCCATACGCGCGACAGCATTGTCGGATTGCTGCCCGAGTGGGGGGTGTTGCTGGCGGGCGATGCGGTGGAAACGCCGTTTCCCCTGCTCAATGCCGGCAGCCCGCTCGACCTGTGGATGACAGCCTTGCAACGCTGGGCGGAGGACGGGCGCGTGCAACATGTGATTCCGGCGCATGGTGAAATTGGCGGCCGCGAATTGCTGCGGCAAAACCTCGCTTACCTGCGCGGTTTGCGCGAGGGCGCAACCGCCGCCCCCCCTGCCGACTTGGACCCCTTTTATCGAACCGCCCATCGTGAAAACCTGCGCCTGGCGCAGAAACTTGCTTGA
- a CDS encoding glycosyl hydrolase, with amino-acid sequence MRKLMLRMSAFCMLLVAAPLPAQHQNVLVGNLNYPNEPCIAIDPNNTDRMVAAANLDNFYYSNDAGLTWTSGRATSTYGVWGDPVVVADDQGNFYYFHLSNPPNGNWIDRIVCQKSTDGGRSWSSGTFMGLVPMAGSAKAQDKEWAVVDRNNHLYVTWTQFDRYGSAAPQDSSIIRFAKSTDGGETWSEPVRINQVAGDAIDSDDTVEGAVPAIGPQGEIYVAWAGPAGLRFDKSTDGGKTWLADDIFIDAMPGGWNFSVPGIYRCNGFPVTVCDLSDGPRRGTIYVNWSDQRNGENDTDIWLAKSQDGGATWSAPIRVNDDSPGRHQFFTWMTIDQVNGTLYFVFYDRRNYSDNRTDVFMAMSRDGGASFINFKVSESPFIPRPEIFFGDYTNIAAHNNVVRPIWTRLNNVELSLLTAIIDLDKITAVREPPAPLSQAQTPAQNFPNPFAEATCLSFKLHRPAILSLKIYDLLGREVATVIDRKPYGIGQYVESFHPRDLGLPSGAYYFVLQNGSAVMRNRMIYVK; translated from the coding sequence ATGAGAAAGCTGATGCTTCGGATGTCCGCGTTCTGCATGCTGTTGGTTGCTGCTCCGCTGCCGGCGCAACATCAAAACGTGCTGGTGGGCAACTTGAATTATCCCAATGAACCGTGTATTGCCATCGATCCCAATAACACCGACCGCATGGTGGCTGCCGCCAATTTGGACAACTTCTACTATTCAAACGATGCGGGATTGACATGGACTTCCGGCCGTGCGACTTCGACTTACGGCGTGTGGGGTGATCCGGTGGTGGTGGCGGATGACCAGGGCAATTTCTACTATTTTCACCTCTCGAATCCGCCCAACGGCAATTGGATCGATCGTATCGTGTGCCAAAAATCCACAGATGGCGGCCGCTCATGGTCGAGTGGAACGTTTATGGGGCTGGTGCCGATGGCCGGCAGCGCCAAAGCGCAGGACAAAGAATGGGCGGTCGTGGATCGCAACAATCACCTCTATGTCACCTGGACGCAGTTCGATCGCTACGGCAGTGCCGCTCCGCAGGACAGCTCGATCATTCGCTTCGCCAAGTCAACGGATGGCGGCGAAACCTGGTCGGAGCCGGTGCGGATCAACCAAGTTGCGGGTGATGCTATTGACAGCGATGATACCGTGGAGGGCGCGGTGCCGGCAATCGGGCCGCAGGGCGAGATCTATGTCGCGTGGGCCGGCCCGGCCGGCCTCCGGTTCGACAAATCCACCGACGGCGGGAAAACCTGGCTGGCGGACGATATTTTCATCGACGCCATGCCCGGCGGCTGGAATTTTTCCGTGCCCGGCATCTATCGCTGCAACGGTTTCCCGGTGACGGTTTGTGATTTGAGCGACGGCCCGCGGCGCGGCACGATTTACGTCAACTGGTCGGATCAGCGCAACGGCGAAAATGACACGGATATTTGGCTGGCGAAATCTCAGGATGGCGGGGCGACGTGGAGCGCGCCGATCCGGGTAAATGACGACAGCCCCGGCCGGCATCAATTTTTCACCTGGATGACGATCGATCAGGTCAATGGCACGCTCTATTTCGTCTTCTATGATCGCCGGAATTACAGCGACAACCGCACCGACGTTTTCATGGCGATGTCACGCGATGGCGGTGCCAGCTTCATCAATTTTAAAGTCAGCGAATCGCCTTTCATCCCGCGGCCGGAGATCTTTTTTGGCGATTACACCAATATCGCGGCGCACAACAACGTCGTGCGTCCGATTTGGACACGGCTCAACAATGTCGAATTGAGTTTGCTGACGGCAATCATCGACCTCGACAAGATTACGGCTGTCCGGGAGCCGCCCGCGCCGCTGTCGCAGGCGCAGACCCCAGCGCAGAATTTTCCCAATCCCTTCGCCGAGGCCACCTGTCTCTCCTTCAAATTGCACCGGCCGGCGATTCTCAGCTTGAAGATCTATGATCTGCTCGGCCGGGAAGTCGCGACCGTCATCGATCGCAAACCCTACGGCATCGGCCAGTACGTCGAGAGCTTTCACCCCCGTGACTTGGGATTGCCCAGCGGCGCTTATTACTTCGTTTTGCAGAACGGCAGCGCGGTGATGAGGAACAGGATGATCTATGTCAAGTAG